In Leptospira harrisiae, a genomic segment contains:
- a CDS encoding LA_1737 family protein, producing MVINFYRYVLVFLFIIFPFGIFPKTWPDLEAEKEVKVYGSERSAKFSSSNILYDIENWTNHYSVRALGFYRYYDYPKAKTKSIFPFYYHIQSKSDNREYKRILNINVTKEKEAVDQSIYPFVFWGKDKNESYLTTIPFFFSRSSETNSKLGFPVIPLLYYHNRGTAGENKNYYSRILTLVHFEIDDKQGFPEFSFFPLVYYSKNNYLFFPALLYYQNQRSNENEYWLGPVYYSNNKVKEESLLVAFPVFGRYRKPGKEFDFIFPLYLNYNDEEEDYHINLLWYTKTNSANVNVATNEGNVFVDFDFGVLYNLIGYSQRTKILKGNLESNKPISVDTNQPKLVKKREFNRDNSDSFVGYNLLFGIFSYERADTKRHIRLLPLAWFTWDESSRDNVVLLPPFFPIWFSYQSDDLEYKVLFPLYGKQKDKDSEYRAYVLNFYLTDDIKENNHKEQSYFWPFVNVYKSNTGSGHRVLPFYVHRNYERDNKKNSDTFTLFSSYRKTMTNSYSDVEFFFWPLWISYEEKKLNQNLNEKTLWVTPFFYRNMRENGTRTNVLWFVDWEWYRVADFNQNLKTNPTNTLQKETKLSHLLIFPFYKTSSSFSIIPLSFNDWSDDSFTTFTFLNYYNWNRNGHYYNFLYLIESENTESNYRFKSLAGLLWGFEKEQSKINRFTLLWLGYDNRSYQTTYNFFPIIRIADADKEKSRLYGPFLYYHFNSEEEQTELLFAGLGYYHNKTKSDNQYSTYVLLGALYQEKTEIERGYVKKGSLWGWLWEYQTEENGYEKFSILKLFSYTKETDGTKKIMGISI from the coding sequence ATGGTTATCAATTTCTATCGATATGTTCTAGTTTTTCTATTTATTATCTTTCCATTTGGAATTTTCCCTAAGACATGGCCGGACCTAGAAGCAGAAAAAGAAGTTAAAGTGTATGGGAGCGAAAGAAGTGCAAAGTTTAGTTCGAGTAATATTTTGTATGACATAGAAAATTGGACAAACCACTATTCGGTTCGGGCTTTGGGATTCTATAGATATTACGATTATCCGAAAGCTAAAACAAAATCTATTTTTCCTTTTTACTATCATATCCAAAGTAAATCTGATAACCGAGAATACAAACGTATCTTAAATATAAATGTAACGAAAGAAAAAGAAGCTGTCGACCAGTCGATTTATCCGTTTGTTTTTTGGGGTAAGGATAAGAATGAATCTTATTTAACTACAATTCCTTTTTTCTTTTCCAGATCCAGTGAAACCAATAGTAAGCTGGGTTTTCCCGTAATACCTTTGTTGTACTACCATAATCGAGGAACTGCAGGAGAGAATAAAAACTACTATTCCCGTATTTTAACTTTGGTTCACTTTGAAATAGATGATAAACAAGGGTTCCCTGAGTTTTCCTTTTTCCCTTTGGTTTATTATTCCAAAAACAATTATTTGTTTTTTCCAGCCCTTTTGTATTATCAAAATCAAAGATCAAACGAAAACGAATATTGGCTAGGTCCCGTTTATTATAGTAACAATAAAGTGAAGGAAGAGAGTTTGTTGGTAGCCTTCCCTGTTTTCGGAAGATATAGAAAGCCAGGAAAGGAGTTTGATTTTATCTTTCCACTTTATCTTAACTATAATGATGAGGAAGAAGATTACCATATCAACTTGTTGTGGTATACAAAAACAAATTCTGCAAATGTAAATGTCGCAACGAATGAAGGAAATGTATTTGTTGATTTTGATTTCGGTGTTTTATATAATTTGATTGGGTATTCGCAACGAACGAAAATACTAAAAGGTAATTTGGAGTCTAATAAACCAATTTCAGTCGATACAAACCAACCTAAACTTGTAAAAAAAAGAGAATTTAACAGAGACAATAGTGACAGTTTCGTTGGTTACAATTTGCTTTTCGGAATTTTTTCCTATGAAAGAGCTGATACAAAAAGACATATCAGGCTCTTGCCACTGGCTTGGTTTACTTGGGATGAATCCTCGAGAGATAATGTGGTATTATTGCCACCATTTTTCCCAATTTGGTTTAGTTATCAATCAGATGATCTGGAATACAAAGTATTGTTTCCGTTATATGGTAAACAGAAAGATAAGGATTCAGAATATAGAGCTTATGTTTTGAATTTTTATTTAACTGACGATATTAAAGAAAATAATCACAAAGAACAGTCCTATTTTTGGCCTTTTGTAAATGTCTATAAATCAAATACCGGTTCGGGGCACAGAGTATTGCCATTTTATGTCCATCGGAATTATGAAAGAGACAACAAAAAAAATAGTGATACGTTTACGTTGTTTTCCTCCTATCGAAAAACCATGACAAACTCTTATTCTGATGTTGAGTTTTTCTTTTGGCCTTTGTGGATATCATATGAAGAAAAAAAATTAAACCAAAATCTCAATGAGAAAACACTTTGGGTAACTCCATTTTTTTATAGAAATATGAGGGAAAACGGTACGAGAACGAATGTCTTATGGTTCGTTGATTGGGAATGGTATAGGGTAGCTGATTTTAATCAAAATTTAAAAACAAATCCAACGAATACATTACAAAAAGAAACAAAATTATCCCACCTCTTGATTTTTCCTTTTTATAAAACAAGTTCAAGTTTTTCCATCATTCCTTTATCATTTAATGATTGGAGTGATGATAGTTTCACAACTTTTACTTTTTTAAATTATTATAATTGGAATCGTAATGGCCATTATTATAATTTTTTATATTTAATAGAATCGGAAAATACGGAATCGAACTATCGGTTCAAAAGTTTAGCAGGTTTGCTCTGGGGATTTGAAAAAGAACAATCTAAAATCAACCGATTCACATTGTTATGGTTAGGTTATGATAATCGGTCTTATCAAACTACATATAATTTTTTCCCAATTATACGAATTGCTGATGCAGACAAAGAAAAGTCTAGATTGTATGGTCCCTTTCTTTATTATCATTTCAATTCAGAAGAAGAACAAACGGAATTGTTATTCGCTGGGCTTGGATATTATCATAATAAAACCAAATCGGATAATCAATATTCCACCTATGTTTTGCTAGGAGCTTTGTATCAAGAGAAAACAGAGATCGAACGTGGATATGTAAAAAAGGGAAGTTTATGGGGATGGCTTTGGGAATACCAAACAGAAGAGAATGGTTATGAAAAATTTTCTATCTTAAAACTTTTCTCTTACACTAAAGAAACAGACGGAACTAAAAAAATTATGGGAATAAGTATTTAA
- a CDS encoding NADPH-dependent FMN reductase, whose protein sequence is MLQTKPKLLAISGGISSTSYNKKILLTLKQNYKEDCEMIMYDRISEFPFFASGISDEETPEIVKSFLREVENADGILICSPEYVFSIPGVLKNAIEWAVSSVVFTDKPVALITAASVGEKAHESLLLVLKTIGAKLSEETNLLISGVKGKVSPEGQITDEPTKDAVKNLMGIFLKSLIKKTE, encoded by the coding sequence ATGTTGCAAACAAAACCAAAACTACTAGCAATATCCGGTGGGATTAGTTCCACCTCGTATAACAAAAAAATTCTTCTTACTTTGAAACAAAATTATAAAGAAGATTGTGAAATGATCATGTATGATCGGATTAGTGAGTTCCCTTTTTTTGCATCGGGAATTTCTGATGAAGAAACGCCTGAAATAGTGAAAAGTTTTTTAAGAGAAGTCGAAAACGCTGATGGAATATTAATCTGTTCTCCTGAGTATGTTTTTAGTATTCCTGGAGTATTAAAAAATGCAATAGAATGGGCAGTTTCTTCTGTTGTGTTTACGGACAAACCAGTTGCTTTAATTACAGCCGCTTCCGTTGGTGAAAAGGCACATGAATCTTTACTTTTGGTATTAAAAACAATTGGTGCAAAGTTATCGGAAGAAACCAATCTTTTGATATCCGGGGTCAAGGGAAAAGTATCTCCAGAAGGACAAATTACTGATGAACCAACGAAAGATGCCGTTAAAAACTTAATGGGAATCTTTCTGAAATCCCTAATAAAAAAAACTGAGTAG
- a CDS encoding methyl-accepting chemotaxis protein yields MSFQVKIPQNTTLSLKTDLAGIIVFVNDDLVRLCEFERRELLGQPFKKIQHPETPESINKNIQKTLNENEPWNGLLKNQTKSGNYFWANTTITPYFDTDGKTIGQMFVGRTASENQITIGEQFYLNPKKLQSSFTLNPKKILYKFRIKTKLLFVFGLMALLMLALGINLIYIKKQEYEGAFYRLKGAEYNLSLAKLMRLTAKHRGFMARVLNGDPSAKESAVSIEKELEVTYEIFLALNEEEGLRFQVYDESREIHKKWILLKDINIKLSANDSYVQHVNLIKKMLNVNNGVGESSGLFLDPDKDTYFMIDVSLTKLPYLAEKLGQLRGTGLAHLVKGEKADPSEKNLLQEIIGSVAGHFESITISMNSIRKFNPEGKLIVDSFQKAELDFPALRELIQNRVIKEKKPTIKTLEYYNATTNLIDQIFNVNELISKQLSEKFTQRANFAKIYAIMILIATTFSLIFFILLQYFIIHSIMSVIRKSTNIISQIVRGSGELKENLDYGIHDEIGGLLKWMGVFILNITEIVFILRQVSGELSNKSKDAANLVRNYSATTQDQAASTEETSAATEELAASVENVFLSISTQADHLKEIEKVTSDFKLAMAEVANAMLGMTNLTEEFYKQANDGMLTTKTTADSIHIVNQKAELIDEVVNIINEISDRTNLLALNAAIEAARAGDLGRGFAVVAQEIGKLAEQTAHNTRNIQTLTTDTKNAIKTSVGLMMNTEESFRELLSNISKIQETAKLVSSAQEKQTADTNRIVESVHKINENSLQILNAASQEKIAVDEISKSIETIATGTQVIADNSLVLLDTAKDIEVTGEHLQTVVETYKY; encoded by the coding sequence ATGAGTTTTCAGGTTAAAATTCCACAAAATACAACGTTATCTTTAAAAACAGACCTTGCGGGTATAATCGTATTCGTAAATGATGATTTGGTTAGATTGTGTGAATTCGAACGAAGAGAATTATTGGGACAACCGTTCAAAAAAATCCAACACCCTGAAACGCCAGAATCAATTAATAAGAATATACAGAAAACTCTGAATGAAAATGAACCTTGGAACGGACTTTTAAAAAATCAAACCAAATCAGGAAATTATTTTTGGGCAAATACAACCATTACTCCATATTTTGATACAGATGGAAAAACTATTGGTCAAATGTTTGTTGGACGTACTGCCTCAGAAAATCAAATCACAATTGGTGAACAATTTTATTTGAATCCAAAGAAACTTCAGTCTAGTTTTACTTTAAATCCAAAAAAAATACTCTACAAATTTAGAATTAAAACCAAACTACTGTTTGTGTTTGGTCTTATGGCCCTACTTATGTTGGCCTTGGGTATTAATCTTATTTATATCAAAAAACAAGAATACGAAGGAGCATTTTATCGGCTCAAAGGTGCAGAATATAATTTAAGTTTAGCAAAACTAATGAGACTTACTGCAAAACATCGAGGGTTTATGGCACGTGTTTTAAATGGAGACCCAAGTGCTAAAGAAAGTGCAGTTTCAATTGAAAAAGAGTTAGAAGTTACTTACGAAATTTTTTTAGCATTAAATGAGGAAGAGGGACTTCGTTTTCAAGTTTATGACGAATCCAGGGAAATTCATAAAAAATGGATTTTATTAAAAGATATTAATATTAAATTGTCGGCAAATGATAGTTATGTGCAACATGTAAACTTGATTAAAAAAATGTTAAATGTAAACAATGGAGTAGGTGAATCTTCAGGTTTATTCTTAGATCCAGATAAAGATACTTACTTTATGATTGATGTTTCGTTGACAAAACTACCATATTTGGCAGAAAAACTTGGGCAACTTCGAGGGACTGGTTTAGCGCATTTAGTTAAAGGAGAAAAAGCAGATCCTTCCGAAAAAAATCTGCTCCAAGAGATTATAGGTTCTGTGGCAGGACATTTTGAATCCATTACCATCAGTATGAACTCAATTCGTAAGTTTAATCCTGAGGGAAAGTTGATAGTTGATTCTTTTCAAAAAGCAGAGTTAGATTTTCCTGCTCTACGTGAGCTCATTCAAAACAGAGTGATCAAAGAAAAAAAACCTACAATAAAGACTTTGGAGTATTACAATGCTACAACCAATTTGATCGATCAGATCTTTAACGTAAATGAACTCATTTCAAAACAACTTTCTGAGAAATTTACACAAAGAGCTAATTTTGCTAAAATTTATGCAATCATGATCCTAATTGCTACGACTTTTTCACTTATCTTTTTTATCCTTCTTCAATATTTTATCATACATAGCATAATGTCTGTAATTCGAAAAAGTACCAATATCATTTCTCAAATTGTGCGTGGTTCGGGCGAACTCAAAGAAAACTTAGATTATGGGATTCATGATGAAATTGGAGGTTTGTTAAAATGGATGGGAGTTTTTATTTTAAACATCACTGAAATTGTATTTATCCTTAGGCAAGTATCCGGTGAGTTATCTAATAAATCAAAAGACGCTGCCAATTTGGTTCGTAATTATTCTGCCACCACACAAGACCAAGCCGCTTCTACAGAAGAGACATCAGCTGCGACAGAAGAACTTGCGGCATCAGTTGAAAATGTTTTTCTTAGTATCTCTACCCAAGCGGATCATTTGAAAGAAATAGAAAAGGTAACCTCTGATTTCAAATTGGCAATGGCAGAAGTAGCCAATGCTATGCTTGGAATGACAAATTTAACAGAAGAATTTTATAAACAAGCGAATGATGGGATGTTGACTACAAAAACGACAGCTGATTCCATTCATATCGTGAATCAAAAGGCCGAGTTAATAGATGAAGTGGTTAATATTATAAATGAGATTTCAGATCGCACCAACTTACTTGCGCTAAACGCAGCCATTGAGGCAGCACGTGCGGGTGATCTTGGACGTGGATTTGCTGTTGTTGCGCAAGAAATCGGAAAACTTGCTGAACAAACTGCACATAATACAAGGAACATTCAGACTTTGACTACCGACACAAAAAATGCGATTAAAACTAGTGTTGGTCTTATGATGAATACTGAAGAAAGTTTTCGGGAGTTACTTAGTAATATTTCCAAAATTCAAGAAACTGCAAAACTCGTTAGTTCTGCACAAGAAAAACAAACAGCTGATACAAATCGGATTGTGGAATCTGTCCATAAAATCAATGAAAACTCACTACAAATTTTAAATGCGGCATCACAAGAAAAAATAGCAGTAGATGAAATTTCAAAATCGATTGAAACCATTGCAACAGGAACACAAGTAATTGCAGACAATTCGTTGGTTCTTTTGGATACAGCTAAAGATATAGAAGTGACTGGTGAACATTTGCAGACTGTCGTTGAAACTTATAAATATTAA
- a CDS encoding FAD-binding dehydrogenase, translating to MAVKNDVIIIGAGIAGLVAAYECLNQGKSVLILERNTEEHLGGLAKLSFGGMALVGTPLQKRLGIKDTPEIALDDWLSFADFGPNDTFPKLWAEQYVNETLGQVYHWLGGLGLHFFPVVNWVERGQYKRGNSVPRYHVLWGTGYRLVERFVELLRKHKQSAKLKIVYEHKVHDFIKENGRIVGCIAEQEKTGANDLTFYADHVMVATGGITGNLNKVREHWHKPWGDAPKEMLNGSHPYADGLVHDAVKKHGGNLTHLDKMWNYAAGIPNPNPEFEAQGLSLIPCKSALWLDHSGRRIGPEPMMTGFDTNELCHRISGLEKPYTWQLLNWRIAAKELAVSGSEHNPMIRDRKLFMFLKEVLLGNHRLVRQLQKESDHFIVANSLRELVDRMNQLNGDQSIDYEVLKHEVTQFDDVIRRGKGLWNDDQLRRIQHARSWRSDRVRTCAPKPILHPSAGPLIAIKLRLITRKSLGGIQTDLESRVLDPLGSPIPGLYAIGEAAGFGGGGASGFKSLEGTFLSGCILTARAAAKSVNNGVSFKG from the coding sequence GTGGCAGTAAAAAACGATGTCATTATTATCGGAGCAGGAATCGCAGGATTGGTCGCAGCATATGAGTGTTTAAACCAAGGTAAATCTGTTTTAATTTTAGAAAGAAATACAGAGGAACATTTAGGTGGCCTCGCTAAACTTTCATTTGGTGGTATGGCTTTAGTAGGTACTCCCTTGCAAAAACGATTGGGAATCAAAGATACTCCAGAGATTGCCTTGGATGACTGGTTATCCTTTGCAGACTTTGGTCCCAATGATACTTTTCCTAAATTATGGGCCGAACAATATGTAAACGAAACTCTAGGACAAGTGTATCACTGGCTCGGAGGCCTAGGTTTACATTTTTTCCCTGTAGTCAATTGGGTAGAAAGAGGACAATACAAAAGAGGAAACTCCGTTCCGCGTTATCATGTTCTCTGGGGAACTGGTTACCGTTTGGTGGAACGTTTTGTAGAACTATTAAGAAAACACAAACAAAGTGCAAAGCTTAAAATAGTTTATGAACATAAAGTTCATGATTTCATTAAAGAAAATGGAAGGATCGTAGGATGTATCGCCGAACAAGAAAAAACGGGGGCGAATGATTTAACGTTTTATGCGGATCATGTAATGGTTGCGACAGGTGGTATTACTGGTAACTTGAACAAAGTCCGAGAACATTGGCATAAACCTTGGGGTGATGCACCAAAGGAAATGTTGAACGGTTCTCATCCTTATGCTGATGGATTGGTTCACGATGCAGTGAAGAAACACGGCGGAAATCTCACCCATTTGGATAAAATGTGGAATTATGCTGCGGGGATTCCCAATCCTAACCCAGAATTTGAAGCTCAAGGTCTGAGCCTAATTCCTTGTAAATCCGCACTTTGGCTCGACCATTCGGGCCGTAGGATTGGACCCGAACCTATGATGACAGGATTTGATACCAACGAACTTTGCCATAGAATATCTGGATTAGAAAAACCTTATACATGGCAACTCTTAAATTGGAGGATTGCCGCCAAAGAACTTGCAGTTTCAGGATCAGAACACAATCCGATGATCCGTGATCGCAAACTTTTTATGTTCTTAAAAGAAGTATTACTTGGTAACCACCGCCTCGTTAGGCAATTACAAAAAGAAAGTGACCATTTTATTGTGGCAAACAGCTTACGCGAATTAGTTGACAGAATGAATCAATTGAATGGTGACCAATCGATTGATTACGAAGTATTAAAACACGAAGTCACACAGTTTGATGATGTAATCCGAAGAGGAAAAGGGCTTTGGAACGATGACCAGTTACGTAGAATCCAACATGCAAGGTCATGGCGTTCGGATCGTGTACGCACTTGTGCTCCGAAACCCATTCTTCATCCAAGTGCCGGTCCACTCATTGCCATCAAACTTAGACTGATTACAAGAAAAAGCCTCGGTGGAATCCAAACTGACTTAGAAAGTCGCGTATTAGATCCGTTAGGTTCTCCAATTCCAGGATTGTATGCCATTGGAGAGGCGGCCGGATTTGGTGGTGGTGGTGCCAGTGGATTTAAATCATTAGAGGGAACTTTTTTATCTGGCTGCATTTTGACCGCAAGAGCAGCAGCAAAGTCAGTTAACAACGGTGTTTCATTTAAAGGATAA
- a CDS encoding DUF2721 domain-containing protein — MFESFSNSEILSGMITPAVLVSACASLIFSTANRLGRIFDRVNLLKSEVELLLDGKRSFHTERMVYMRHQLSVQKKRAVLIQRSMAFLYLATSLFVISSLTLAITLAFAKELSWIPTVVALSGGICLFLASALLFYESRYNLTFINRQIEFTEFLEREVQKK, encoded by the coding sequence ATGTTCGAATCGTTTTCCAATTCCGAAATCCTTTCCGGTATGATCACCCCAGCAGTGCTTGTTTCGGCTTGCGCTAGTTTGATATTTTCCACAGCCAATCGGCTTGGGCGTATTTTTGATCGAGTGAATCTTTTGAAATCGGAAGTGGAACTTCTATTAGACGGGAAAAGAAGTTTTCACACAGAACGAATGGTCTATATGCGCCACCAACTTTCTGTTCAAAAAAAAAGGGCCGTCCTCATCCAACGTTCGATGGCCTTTTTGTATTTGGCAACATCCCTATTTGTGATTTCGAGTTTGACACTGGCCATCACTCTTGCCTTTGCCAAAGAATTGTCCTGGATCCCCACAGTCGTTGCTTTATCTGGTGGGATTTGTTTGTTCCTTGCCAGTGCCCTTCTTTTTTACGAAAGTAGATACAATCTAACATTCATTAATCGACAAATTGAATTTACGGAATTTTTAGAAAGAGAAGTGCAAAAAAAATAA
- a CDS encoding tRNA dihydrouridine synthase produces MRILLAPMEGLLDYRLRDTLTQVGGFDECVSEFIRVNDTLLPSHRFYRYVPELYEGCRTRAGVPVKVQLLGSDINCMAENASKVASLGAYGIDINFGCPAPTVNRNRGGAALLKEPDQMFAIVKAIRKAVPSVIPVTAKMRLGYDSTEQALVCAKALEEGGAEEIVVHARTKTDGYKPPAYWDWIYKIGSTVKIPVVANGEIWTEEDAVRCKEISGCQDIMIGRGAVANPALALMIRGERKENLSWDEVKKILHRYWQSLEADMEVKSRAGRIKQWLHYLSRQYPEAERDFEIVKRLTKIEDFTKYLESPVTAD; encoded by the coding sequence TTGCGTATCTTACTTGCACCTATGGAAGGACTTCTTGACTACCGACTTCGTGACACTCTCACGCAAGTGGGTGGTTTTGATGAATGTGTTAGTGAATTCATTCGAGTGAACGATACACTCCTCCCATCACATAGGTTTTATAGATATGTTCCCGAATTGTATGAAGGTTGTCGCACAAGAGCTGGAGTTCCTGTCAAAGTGCAATTGTTAGGTTCTGATATCAATTGCATGGCGGAGAACGCAAGTAAGGTGGCATCTCTTGGTGCTTACGGGATCGATATTAATTTTGGATGTCCAGCTCCCACAGTCAACCGAAACCGGGGAGGAGCGGCTCTTCTCAAAGAACCAGACCAGATGTTTGCCATTGTAAAGGCCATTAGAAAAGCGGTTCCTTCTGTCATTCCAGTCACAGCAAAAATGAGGTTAGGTTACGATTCCACCGAACAGGCGCTTGTTTGTGCAAAAGCCTTGGAAGAAGGAGGAGCCGAAGAAATAGTAGTCCATGCAAGAACCAAAACAGACGGTTACAAACCTCCTGCCTATTGGGATTGGATTTATAAAATTGGATCAACTGTCAAAATTCCAGTCGTTGCCAATGGCGAAATTTGGACTGAAGAAGATGCAGTCCGGTGTAAAGAAATCTCTGGTTGCCAAGACATTATGATTGGTCGTGGTGCTGTTGCTAACCCAGCTCTTGCTTTGATGATTCGAGGAGAAAGAAAAGAAAATCTTTCTTGGGATGAGGTCAAAAAAATTTTACATCGGTATTGGCAAAGTTTAGAAGCTGATATGGAAGTTAAAAGCCGGGCAGGAAGAATCAAACAATGGTTACACTATTTATCCCGCCAGTATCCAGAAGCGGAAAGAGACTTTGAAATTGTGAAACGACTGACAAAAATAGAAGATTTTACAAAGTATTTGGAATCGCCAGTGACTGCCGATTAG
- a CDS encoding thiamine pyrophosphate-binding protein, whose protein sequence is MKKTGAWLVRYALEQIGVRYTFGIPGVHNTEIYDELNNSELIHPMLVTHEGCGAFMADAISRTSDSIGTVVIVPAAGVTHAASGIGEAFLDGIPMLVIAGGVRSDSKFKYQLHDMDQHTLVKPITKKTFKVNSQEEVVETIYEAYQIAVSGEPGPVFIEIPVNIQLYTGTVANIPSYEEYCNKQILKLATPSIQEKSLAEVVELLLQAKSPGLFLGWGAVDAMDSSVTLAELLGAPVSTTLQGLSAFPGNHPLHCGMSFGPAAVPAATQAFSECDCLLAVGTRFAEIATGSFGVTVPKNLIHIDINPDVFHANYPAKVNIQGDAKIVLPELVKRLKNNLQLTKENREKKIQVLTAEIKKNKQNYLEEWFQHDSKDRVNPARFFSALRTSLPDDGFVVVDDGNHTFLTAELMPIHKPRHMISPTDFNCMGYAVPATIATKLANPEKAVVGIIGDGAFLMTCMELITASRNKIGAVFAVFNDGELSQISQAQQVPYNRKTCTVLGTTRFEGIALATGAEYLSIQTNDEIKHKLDEAWILANEGRPVILDVHIDYSKKTRFTQGIVGTNLKRLPFAAKVRMIGRALVRRVTG, encoded by the coding sequence ATGAAAAAAACAGGTGCTTGGTTAGTAAGATATGCATTAGAACAAATTGGAGTTCGTTATACCTTTGGAATTCCTGGAGTCCATAATACAGAAATTTATGATGAATTAAATAACTCAGAGTTGATCCATCCAATGCTCGTAACACATGAAGGATGTGGTGCATTTATGGCCGATGCCATTAGTCGTACGAGTGATTCGATTGGGACAGTTGTCATCGTTCCAGCAGCAGGTGTGACTCATGCTGCTAGTGGAATTGGTGAAGCGTTTTTAGATGGGATCCCTATGTTGGTGATTGCAGGTGGAGTACGTAGCGATTCCAAATTCAAATACCAATTACATGATATGGACCAACATACACTCGTGAAACCTATCACTAAAAAAACTTTTAAAGTAAATTCGCAAGAGGAAGTGGTAGAAACAATTTACGAAGCATACCAAATTGCTGTGAGTGGAGAACCCGGGCCCGTGTTTATCGAAATTCCTGTGAACATCCAATTGTATACAGGAACAGTGGCAAACATTCCTAGTTATGAAGAATACTGTAATAAACAAATTCTCAAACTAGCAACTCCATCCATCCAAGAAAAAAGTTTGGCCGAAGTGGTTGAATTACTTCTTCAGGCAAAATCGCCAGGTTTATTTTTAGGATGGGGGGCTGTGGATGCTATGGATTCAAGTGTGACCCTTGCGGAATTATTGGGTGCACCTGTTTCTACCACCTTACAAGGGTTAAGTGCATTTCCTGGAAATCATCCTTTACATTGTGGAATGAGTTTTGGTCCAGCAGCGGTTCCTGCGGCAACCCAGGCTTTTTCTGAATGTGATTGTTTACTCGCCGTAGGAACCCGTTTTGCCGAAATTGCCACTGGTAGTTTTGGAGTGACCGTTCCTAAAAATCTAATTCATATCGATATCAATCCCGATGTCTTTCACGCAAATTACCCAGCCAAAGTCAACATTCAAGGCGACGCCAAAATCGTTTTGCCAGAACTGGTAAAAAGACTAAAAAATAATTTGCAGCTAACAAAGGAAAATCGGGAAAAAAAAATCCAAGTGCTCACAGCAGAGATAAAGAAAAATAAACAAAACTATTTGGAGGAATGGTTCCAACATGACAGTAAAGATAGGGTGAACCCTGCTCGTTTCTTTAGTGCTTTACGTACCTCACTTCCTGATGATGGTTTTGTTGTGGTAGATGATGGAAATCATACTTTTTTAACGGCCGAGCTAATGCCCATCCACAAACCAAGGCATATGATTTCTCCCACAGATTTTAATTGTATGGGTTATGCAGTGCCTGCAACCATTGCAACCAAACTAGCCAATCCTGAGAAAGCAGTTGTTGGGATCATTGGTGATGGAGCCTTTTTAATGACTTGTATGGAATTAATCACTGCCAGTCGAAATAAAATTGGAGCTGTGTTTGCCGTTTTTAACGATGGAGAACTTTCCCAAATTTCACAAGCCCAACAAGTTCCTTACAATCGGAAAACCTGCACTGTTCTTGGCACCACAAGATTTGAAGGCATCGCTTTGGCCACGGGTGCAGAATATCTTTCCATCCAAACCAATGATGAAATCAAACATAAGTTAGATGAAGCATGGATTCTTGCAAATGAAGGGCGTCCTGTCATTTTGGATGTCCATATTGATTATAGTAAAAAAACTCGTTTTACCCAAGGGATCGTTGGCACCAATTTGAAACGTTTGCCATTTGCAGCCAAAGTCAGAATGATTGGTCGAGCCTTAGTACGAAGGGTCACCGGATAG